The following proteins are encoded in a genomic region of Arcobacter suis CECT 7833:
- a CDS encoding urease subunit beta: MFLTNREQEKLMLYTASCLAHERKNRGLKLNFPEATAILSSYIIEGARDGKSVAQLMVDATKVLKEDEVMEGVASMMQMVQVEATFDDGTKLVTVHNPIPYSKTSMIPGEYIVDEGEIELNANKQIITIEVENKGDRPVQIGSHYHFFEVNSALSFDRNQAYGKRLDVAAGTSVRFEPGSIKKINLIDFGGRRYVSGFNGLVEGFLDDVNVKAKAMENLNKFLGV; the protein is encoded by the coding sequence ATGTTTCTTACAAATCGTGAACAAGAAAAACTAATGCTTTATACAGCTTCATGTCTAGCACATGAGAGAAAAAATAGAGGTTTGAAACTAAACTTTCCAGAAGCTACAGCAATTTTAAGCTCATATATAATCGAGGGTGCAAGAGATGGAAAAAGTGTTGCCCAACTTATGGTTGATGCTACAAAAGTTTTAAAAGAAGATGAGGTTATGGAAGGAGTGGCTTCCATGATGCAAATGGTTCAAGTTGAAGCTACTTTTGATGATGGTACAAAACTTGTTACTGTTCATAATCCAATTCCTTACTCTAAAACTTCTATGATTCCAGGGGAATATATAGTAGATGAGGGTGAAATAGAACTAAATGCAAATAAACAAATTATTACTATTGAAGTGGAAAACAAAGGTGATAGACCAGTTCAAATAGGTTCTCACTATCACTTCTTTGAAGTAAATAGTGCTTTAAGTTTTGATAGAAACCAAGCTTATGGAAAAAGACTTGATGTTGCAGCTGGAACTTCGGTGAGATTTGAACCAGGTTCAATAAAAAAAATAAATCTAATAGATTTTGGTGGACGAAGATATGTAAGTGGATTTAATGGTTTGGTTGAGGGCTTTTTGGACGATGTTAATGTAAAAGCCAAAGCAATGGAAAATCTAAATAAGTTTTTAGGAGTATAA
- the ureC gene encoding urease subunit alpha — protein MKMSKEKYASMYGPTVGDRFRLADTSLIAKIEKDYTIYGEESKFGGGKTIRDGMAQSPTAVEVADLIITNAIIIDYTGIYKADIGIKDGKISAIGKSGNPNLCDGITHGLEIGANTEILSAEGKIITAGGIDTHIHFISPGQIDEALASGVTTMIGGGTGPNTGTNATTCTPGAWNIAKMIQSVDDLPLNFGFMGKGNSSSKEALEVQIKAGAMGLKLHEDWGSTPNAIDTCLSVAEKYDVQVAIHTDTLNESGFVETTVGSFKNRTIHTFHSEGAGGGHAPDIIKVAGLANVLPASTNPTLPYTKNTIEEHLDMLMVCHHLSPKIPEDVSFAESRIRGKTIAAEDVLHDIGAISITSSDSQAMGRVGEVLIRTWQVADSMKQQRGILEGDDEKSDNNRIKRYIAKYTINPAIASGIDEYVGSVEVGKMADLVLWNRAFFGVKPEIIIKGGFIALALMGDSNASIPTPEPSMYRKMFGSLGKASAKTSVIFTSKVALEDDLDVKLGISKSMLVVKNTRTIGKKDMKLNDFIGDIKVDPETYDVTVNGELIESNYVSVVPMAKKYFMF, from the coding sequence ATGAAAATGTCAAAAGAAAAATATGCTTCAATGTATGGACCAACTGTTGGTGATAGATTTAGACTTGCCGATACTTCATTAATCGCAAAAATTGAAAAAGATTACACTATTTATGGAGAAGAGAGTAAATTTGGTGGTGGAAAAACTATAAGGGACGGAATGGCTCAAAGTCCAACTGCTGTTGAAGTTGCTGATTTGATTATTACAAATGCAATAATCATTGACTATACAGGTATTTACAAAGCTGATATTGGAATCAAAGATGGCAAAATCAGCGCCATTGGAAAATCAGGAAATCCAAATCTATGTGATGGAATAACCCATGGCTTAGAAATTGGAGCAAATACTGAAATTCTTTCAGCTGAGGGTAAAATTATCACAGCTGGTGGAATTGACACACATATTCACTTTATAAGTCCGGGTCAAATAGATGAAGCCTTAGCTAGTGGAGTAACAACCATGATTGGTGGAGGAACAGGACCAAACACTGGAACAAATGCCACAACTTGTACTCCAGGGGCTTGGAATATCGCAAAAATGATTCAAAGTGTGGATGATTTACCTTTAAACTTTGGATTTATGGGAAAAGGAAATAGCTCAAGCAAAGAAGCTTTAGAAGTTCAAATAAAAGCGGGAGCAATGGGACTTAAACTTCACGAGGATTGGGGAAGTACTCCAAATGCCATAGATACTTGTTTAAGTGTAGCAGAAAAGTATGATGTACAAGTTGCAATTCATACGGATACACTTAATGAATCAGGATTTGTGGAAACAACTGTTGGAAGTTTTAAAAATAGAACAATTCACACTTTCCATAGTGAAGGTGCTGGTGGTGGACATGCACCTGATATTATAAAAGTAGCTGGTTTAGCAAATGTACTTCCAGCAAGTACGAATCCCACTTTACCATACACAAAAAATACAATAGAAGAACATCTTGATATGCTTATGGTTTGTCATCACTTAAGCCCAAAAATTCCAGAAGATGTCAGTTTTGCAGAAAGTAGAATTAGAGGAAAAACAATAGCAGCGGAAGATGTACTTCATGATATTGGAGCTATTTCAATCACAAGTTCTGATTCACAAGCAATGGGAAGAGTTGGGGAAGTATTAATACGAACATGGCAAGTTGCAGACTCTATGAAACAACAAAGAGGAATCTTAGAAGGTGATGATGAAAAAAGCGATAATAATAGAATCAAAAGATATATAGCAAAATATACAATAAACCCAGCCATCGCTTCAGGAATTGATGAATATGTTGGAAGTGTAGAAGTTGGGAAAATGGCAGATTTAGTTTTATGGAATAGGGCATTTTTTGGAGTAAAACCAGAAATTATCATAAAAGGTGGATTTATAGCACTTGCATTAATGGGTGATTCAAATGCCTCAATTCCAACACCAGAACCAAGTATGTATAGAAAAATGTTTGGAAGTCTTGGAAAGGCATCGGCAAAAACAAGTGTAATCTTCACCTCAAAAGTAGCTCTTGAAGATGATTTAGATGTAAAACTAGGAATCAGCAAATCAATGTTGGTTGTTAAAAACACAAGAACAATAGGCAAAAAAGATATGAAACTAAATGACTTCATAGGAGATATAAAAGTAGATCCAGAAACTTATGATGTAACAGTAAATGGTGAACTAATAGAGTCAAACTATGTATCAGTAGTTCCAATGGCTAAAAAATATTTTATGTTTTAG
- a CDS encoding urease accessory protein UreE, with amino-acid sequence MTFSVIKKVIEIKKDIVANDEVELSWFDMQKPNLTAVSKKGVNLVVKAKFTHLHENDILVCEDGYTIKVKRSEDEIFTLEFSDALTFAKTAYEIGNRHQPLMIEEFKIIVLDDISLSDIIKDSYANTAVKCEKTKGYFKPNGKAHHSH; translated from the coding sequence GTGACATTTAGCGTAATAAAAAAAGTAATAGAGATAAAAAAAGACATTGTTGCAAACGATGAGGTTGAACTCTCTTGGTTTGATATGCAAAAACCAAATTTAACAGCTGTTAGTAAAAAAGGTGTAAATTTAGTTGTTAAAGCTAAGTTTACACACCTACATGAAAATGATATTTTAGTTTGTGAAGATGGCTATACTATAAAAGTTAAAAGAAGTGAAGATGAGATTTTTACTTTAGAATTTAGTGATGCTTTGACTTTTGCTAAAACAGCTTATGAGATTGGGAATAGACATCAACCTTTGATGATTGAAGAGTTTAAAATCATTGTTTTAGATGATATTTCACTTTCAGATATTATCAAAGATTCTTATGCAAATACAGCTGTAAAGTGTGAGAAAACAAAAGGCTACTTTAAACCAAATGGTAAAGCACACCACAGCCACTAA